The Cohnella abietis genome has a segment encoding these proteins:
- the spoVB gene encoding stage V sporulation protein B: MRKQSFIQGAMILLAAGLLNRILGFIPRIALPRMIGAEGVGLIQLVYPFTIVMITLIAGGIPLAVAKLVAEADSRNDQYSVSKILRTSVILALTISLIASVICLGLSEIIANHVMTDSRVHTAFLVMIPILPLVAVSSVWRGYFQGKQNMIPTALSQTSETIFRIVLTLLFAWMLLPYGLELAAAGAVLGMVVGELVGLIVLWIQFINDRHEKPNLVPQPHNKTPTNLSQKMNHRGYLRSLLQTAIPVTGNKMIGSLSYLLESILTVRSLTAAGIAAAGATAQYGALQGMVIPLLLLPGALTYSLAVSLVPALSEAASRGDWSTVHIRLHQSMRLAVVSGAPFVVLMGLLAGPICTLLYGNDSMAGMLRWMAPLAIFLYMQAPLQAALQALNRPGIALFNTFVGAAIKLILIVQLATNPDYGILGVVIAIGINMVLVTMLHWISVARCTGFRMQSLDFIKVTTAMIVMSAVALWLWNLDLFEQTSLNLILVSFIAVIAYLLLLILLKLIDRHDVARVPIIGRFFTSKTTP, translated from the coding sequence GTGCGTAAACAATCATTTATCCAGGGTGCCATGATCCTACTGGCTGCTGGACTCCTTAACAGAATTCTTGGATTTATTCCGCGAATCGCTTTACCACGAATGATTGGAGCCGAAGGAGTCGGACTCATTCAACTGGTATATCCCTTCACCATCGTCATGATTACGTTAATTGCTGGGGGCATTCCTCTTGCCGTTGCCAAGCTAGTTGCTGAAGCAGACTCTAGAAACGACCAGTATTCCGTTAGCAAAATATTACGAACATCCGTCATTCTGGCTCTTACAATCAGTTTGATAGCATCAGTAATCTGCTTAGGGCTTTCAGAAATTATCGCGAACCATGTTATGACGGATTCTCGTGTACACACTGCATTTCTAGTCATGATTCCCATTCTTCCGCTTGTTGCAGTATCTTCCGTGTGGCGGGGGTATTTTCAAGGCAAGCAGAACATGATTCCTACCGCTCTATCCCAAACGAGCGAAACCATTTTTCGCATTGTCTTGACGCTTCTATTCGCTTGGATGCTGCTACCCTATGGACTTGAGCTTGCTGCAGCGGGTGCTGTACTGGGTATGGTCGTCGGAGAACTAGTAGGATTAATCGTACTATGGATACAGTTCATTAATGATCGGCATGAAAAGCCTAACCTTGTGCCCCAGCCCCACAATAAAACACCTACAAATCTTAGTCAGAAAATGAATCATAGAGGATATTTAAGAAGCTTGCTGCAAACGGCAATTCCAGTGACTGGAAACAAGATGATTGGTTCCCTGTCTTATTTGCTGGAATCGATTTTAACCGTAAGAAGCTTAACTGCTGCTGGGATAGCAGCTGCGGGAGCAACAGCGCAGTATGGGGCTTTGCAAGGTATGGTCATCCCCTTACTTCTCCTACCTGGAGCCTTAACTTATTCACTGGCTGTATCGCTTGTACCCGCCCTCTCTGAAGCTGCTTCTCGCGGAGATTGGTCTACCGTTCATATTAGGCTACACCAATCTATGAGGCTTGCAGTTGTATCGGGAGCACCTTTCGTAGTTCTTATGGGATTACTTGCCGGTCCTATCTGTACGTTACTCTACGGAAATGATTCCATGGCGGGGATGTTAAGGTGGATGGCACCACTTGCCATATTTTTGTACATGCAGGCGCCATTGCAGGCCGCACTGCAAGCACTGAATCGTCCAGGTATTGCATTATTTAATACATTCGTAGGAGCTGCTATCAAATTAATACTCATTGTTCAATTAGCCACCAATCCTGACTACGGTATTCTTGGAGTAGTCATTGCAATAGGGATAAACATGGTTCTTGTTACCATGCTTCATTGGATCAGTGTCGCTCGCTGTACAGGCTTTAGAATGCAATCTCTAGATTTTATTAAGGTTACTACCGCCATGATCGTAATGAGCGCCGTAGCCTTATGGCTTTGGAACTTAGACCTGTTTGAACAAACAAGTCTAAATCTAATCCTTGTGAGCTTTATTGCCGTTATCGCTTACTTGCTTCTGCTTATTTTACTTAAGCTCATTGACCGCCACGATGTTGCCCGAGTGCCGATTATCGGAAGATTTTTCACTTCAAAAACTACTCCGTAA
- a CDS encoding post-transcriptional regulator: MEEHKEELAVVDFEGKNEDSAEEVVDSKMTDIELSDTLEQLCLSKAEEFHLIGYEHVTGADVWECVSDKYHKKGTPQLYEIVNDILSLKVTQFMNFVTLSMYRGEARKR, translated from the coding sequence ATGGAAGAGCATAAAGAGGAGCTAGCAGTCGTTGATTTTGAGGGTAAGAATGAAGACTCTGCTGAAGAAGTGGTTGATAGCAAAATGACCGACATCGAGTTAAGCGATACACTTGAGCAGCTCTGCTTAAGCAAAGCTGAGGAGTTTCATCTCATCGGATATGAGCATGTCACTGGAGCAGATGTGTGGGAGTGCGTTAGTGATAAATATCATAAAAAAGGTACGCCACAGCTCTATGAAATAGTTAACGATATTCTTTCTCTTAAGGTGACACAATTTATGAATTTCGTAACTTTAAGCATGTATAGAGGCGAGGCGCGTAAACGATAA
- the secD gene encoding protein translocase subunit SecD, whose protein sequence is MKRLVAFVLVVIVSFGIMGAFTPGLLNGTKLGLDLKGGIEILYEAHPLTEGGVITKEALKQTALSLEKRANKSNVAEPEVTTEGKNRIRLKIAVSTGSTDKERDEAIQKIRDLMKKPAELQFRSATGCADGTYCKIELLGSDFKEGAAKVEYNNLNQPLVRIVVKDKGKLTKVSTELTGKNLAIYLDEDLQSDPTVEQPLTDGTAVISGQGTRDKAQALADVINLGALPLKITEKYTQSVGATLGKQSLHDTLFAGGLASVLILVFMLYFYRLPGAVASICLVVFVWVLLLVFYMMGATLTLPGIAAFVLGIGIAVDSNIITAERIKDELRSGKTIASSLRAGAKNSFRTIIDAHITTLIAGSVLYFMGHGIVKSFAIVLIASIVVNILTNVFLPRYLLTLLIKSGRFNKPAHYSVKGSEIDAL, encoded by the coding sequence ATGAAAAGATTAGTGGCTTTCGTGCTCGTTGTTATCGTTAGCTTCGGGATTATGGGAGCCTTCACGCCCGGACTACTGAACGGAACGAAGCTTGGGCTCGACCTGAAAGGCGGCATTGAAATCTTGTATGAAGCGCATCCGTTAACAGAAGGCGGCGTCATTACGAAAGAAGCGCTTAAACAAACTGCGCTTAGTCTGGAAAAACGGGCAAACAAGTCTAACGTTGCGGAGCCGGAAGTAACAACGGAAGGTAAAAACCGGATTCGTCTAAAAATTGCGGTCTCAACCGGATCGACGGACAAAGAGCGCGATGAAGCTATTCAGAAAATTCGCGATCTAATGAAAAAGCCTGCAGAGCTTCAATTCCGCAGTGCTACAGGCTGTGCAGATGGGACTTATTGTAAAATCGAGCTGCTAGGCAGTGATTTTAAGGAAGGCGCTGCTAAAGTTGAGTATAACAACTTGAATCAGCCCTTGGTTAGAATTGTAGTCAAAGATAAAGGTAAATTGACTAAGGTTTCCACCGAACTTACGGGTAAAAACTTAGCCATTTACCTGGACGAGGATTTACAGTCGGATCCAACTGTGGAGCAACCACTAACAGATGGTACTGCTGTAATAAGCGGTCAAGGAACAAGGGACAAAGCTCAAGCTCTTGCTGATGTTATTAATTTGGGTGCTTTACCACTGAAGATAACTGAGAAATACACACAAAGCGTTGGTGCAACGCTAGGTAAGCAGTCGCTCCATGATACTTTATTTGCGGGCGGACTAGCCTCTGTGCTCATTCTTGTGTTCATGCTGTACTTTTATCGGTTACCTGGTGCTGTTGCTAGCATATGTCTTGTCGTTTTCGTATGGGTGCTGCTACTCGTATTCTACATGATGGGAGCCACATTAACTCTCCCGGGTATCGCAGCCTTCGTGCTTGGTATAGGTATTGCAGTTGATTCGAATATCATTACAGCTGAGCGGATTAAGGACGAGCTTCGTAGTGGAAAAACGATTGCTTCATCACTGCGTGCAGGAGCGAAGAACAGCTTCAGAACGATTATTGATGCGCATATTACTACATTAATCGCAGGCTCAGTGTTGTATTTCATGGGACATGGTATCGTTAAGAGCTTCGCAATTGTTCTCATTGCGAGCATAGTCGTTAACATTCTAACAAACGTGTTCCTTCCACGTTATTTGCTTACTCTGCTTATCAAAAGTGGACGTTTTAACAAGCCAGCGCACTATAGCGTGAAGGGGAGTGAAATCGATGCGCTCTAA
- the secF gene encoding protein translocase subunit SecF has translation MRSKRTFDFVKSSRRFLIISAIITLLGIVAVSIFGLNYGIDFSSGTSVDVSTKKPIEVEKLKIFLDDQKLGDYSLTTAENRDSIRFKAALNEQQEKDFKTAFTEQIDPGASFEINIVDVDIAREQQNSALIGMLVACLGIVIYVSIRFEWRFAISAVISLIYSAFFVITMFSILRLEVNLPFILAVLTIIGYAINDTVVIFDRIRENLRFAKLKTSADLDALVNRSIWQTLARSINTVITVLIAAVCLFALGGESIKLFSLAMIFGLVSGAYSSIFIASQIWLYLKKKQPLKKVAVKPQGTL, from the coding sequence ATGCGCTCTAAACGTACCTTTGACTTTGTTAAGTCAAGCCGTCGGTTTTTAATTATTTCCGCGATTATCACGCTTCTAGGTATCGTGGCTGTCAGCATTTTTGGATTAAATTATGGCATTGACTTCAGTTCCGGAACATCGGTAGATGTCTCAACTAAGAAACCAATTGAGGTTGAGAAGTTAAAGATTTTCCTTGATGATCAGAAATTAGGCGACTACTCACTTACAACTGCTGAGAATCGCGATTCAATTCGTTTTAAGGCGGCGCTTAACGAGCAGCAAGAGAAGGATTTTAAAACTGCCTTCACTGAGCAGATTGATCCTGGAGCTTCCTTCGAGATTAATATCGTTGATGTCGATATTGCTCGTGAGCAACAAAACAGTGCTCTAATAGGTATGTTAGTTGCCTGCCTTGGTATTGTTATTTACGTCAGTATTCGTTTTGAATGGAGATTCGCTATTTCTGCCGTAATTTCTCTTATTTATAGCGCATTTTTCGTTATCACGATGTTCTCGATCTTAAGGCTAGAGGTTAATTTACCTTTCATCCTTGCGGTGTTGACTATTATCGGTTACGCCATTAACGATACTGTCGTTATTTTCGACCGTATTCGGGAAAATCTACGGTTTGCTAAGCTCAAAACTTCGGCAGATCTAGACGCACTTGTCAACAGGAGTATCTGGCAAACCTTGGCGCGTTCCATTAATACTGTTATTACGGTATTGATAGCTGCTGTTTGTTTGTTTGCTCTCGGTGGAGAATCGATTAAATTGTTCTCGTTGGCGATGATTTTTGGTCTCGTGAGCGGTGCATATTCTTCTATCTTTATCGCCAGCCAAATCTGGCTGTATCTTAAGAAAAAACAACCGCTTAAGAAAGTGGCTGTTAAACCGCAAGGCACGCTTTAA
- a CDS encoding cation diffusion facilitator family transporter codes for MAMEQRSVSAERGALVSLWGLLGLFVVKGTVGWLTGSKALLADACHSAADFAGSVTSYLGIRKAKVDPNAKASSRQQPESAAAIVLSALLLVAGIEVGVSSVRSLANGVDEAPGVSAVIVIAAGIGVREGLIRYKRVRDIRSGIRGDRNGDNRSDIFASITALVGTSGAVIGGMYDMPFLYVLDPAAGIVISVFVVRMGYRMTSGVLRSPDRYKMDDTDAQTLLEAVQRVDGVVAVDEVKAREHGHYLVLDIVICVNPRISVFEGQDVAHRVRRHLTKRFIHVMDVNVKVQPYDPGYPYKSNHHEEEVSSLLQ; via the coding sequence ATGGCAATGGAACAACGCTCCGTATCTGCGGAACGCGGCGCTCTGGTTTCCCTTTGGGGGCTACTCGGCTTGTTTGTAGTAAAAGGCACGGTAGGTTGGCTGACAGGCAGTAAGGCTTTGCTAGCAGATGCTTGTCATTCGGCTGCAGACTTTGCAGGGTCAGTGACCTCCTACCTTGGTATTCGCAAAGCAAAGGTGGATCCGAATGCGAAGGCTTCCTCCAGGCAACAGCCGGAATCTGCTGCAGCAATCGTTCTGTCGGCTTTGCTGCTTGTAGCAGGGATTGAGGTTGGGGTTTCTTCAGTTCGATCTCTAGCTAATGGTGTAGACGAGGCTCCAGGTGTTAGTGCCGTAATTGTTATTGCTGCGGGTATCGGAGTTAGAGAAGGTCTCATTCGGTATAAACGGGTTCGTGATATCCGTTCAGGGATACGCGGAGATAGGAATGGAGACAATCGCTCAGATATATTTGCTTCCATAACTGCCTTAGTCGGAACTTCTGGCGCTGTTATCGGGGGCATGTACGACATGCCTTTTCTATACGTATTAGATCCTGCAGCAGGGATTGTCATATCCGTATTCGTTGTCAGGATGGGGTATCGCATGACATCCGGAGTTCTTAGATCCCCTGATCGCTATAAGATGGACGACACAGATGCTCAAACCCTGCTTGAAGCGGTTCAACGGGTAGACGGTGTTGTTGCCGTGGACGAGGTGAAGGCTAGGGAGCACGGGCATTATCTCGTATTAGATATCGTTATATGTGTGAACCCAAGAATTAGCGTGTTTGAGGGACAGGATGTCGCTCATCGCGTACGGCGTCATTTAACGAAACGGTTTATACATGTTATGGATGTTAATGTGAAGGTACAGCCCTATGATCCTGGTTATCCTTATAAATCAAATCATCACGAAGAGGAAGTTTCTTCTCTTCTACAATGA
- the recJ gene encoding single-stranded-DNA-specific exonuclease RecJ produces the protein MMIKSKYRWDISEPNHDLVTSFMQGLKVDRLVASVLVARGWSSLDQTAHFLQADIEHLLDPFDMKGMAVAVERIKEAVRNGEQIRVYGDYDADGVTSTVLMTRLLSELGATYDTYIPHRSREGYGLNINAIDLAAEAGIRLLITVDNGISAVEQIAYATQRGIDVIVTDHHEPPEVLPEAIALVNPKQKDCTYAFKGLCGAGVVFKLAHAMLGRPMLEYADLAAIGTIADLMPLTGENRIIARLGLDLMRRQPNAGIRALSKVCGIKPEELNSGRIGFSLAPRLNAGGRLEHADTAVKLLAATGDEEADLYAAELDKLNSERQLLVEQTVIEADELWQSICQLEGSTKRNVIVLAKEGWNAGIAGLVASKLVERYYRPVLILAVDESTGLCKGSARSIDGFDLYAALSENAELMVHFGGHQAAAGLTISREKVDVLADRLHILAEQWLSPEDWKPKRRIDLSIPLSEASLKAVEQLERLEPFGNANPRPRIVIQDVFVRESRTMGKDGSHLRLTIEQANQSMEVVAFGMGEQRDRLAPGTMIDLLGELSINEWNGNRKVQVMLHDYRSQHIQLQDRRKDNKMWSTVEEHINNQSSGLVIGCGSKAIFQEAISQFSHTGVPIRLLSESSLDARLVMETAVASEENSAEGANLLEEWRHLILLGLPCTQQEVSTLEQWLSPQVGGECVTVFSDLATNQQVTEGNAAFPDRKQFGEIYAMCRARGSWLDSPNGFVQEIALKTGKPLSTLRMMLDVFTELGFIAAEGASRKFVKEPPRRDLEQSERYRKAREQSNRLRLSEMTTEELQQWLISCHSKVPS, from the coding sequence ATGATGATCAAATCCAAGTATAGATGGGATATTTCGGAGCCTAATCATGATTTGGTTACGTCTTTCATGCAAGGCTTAAAGGTTGACCGATTAGTGGCGAGTGTTCTCGTTGCCAGAGGATGGAGCTCATTGGATCAAACGGCTCATTTTCTCCAAGCTGACATAGAGCATTTGTTAGATCCTTTTGATATGAAGGGAATGGCGGTCGCAGTAGAGCGAATAAAAGAAGCCGTTCGCAATGGAGAGCAGATTCGTGTGTATGGGGACTATGATGCTGATGGCGTAACGTCTACCGTTCTTATGACTCGTTTACTTAGTGAATTAGGGGCTACCTATGATACTTATATTCCGCATCGTAGCCGAGAAGGTTATGGGCTTAATATTAATGCGATAGATTTGGCTGCTGAAGCCGGTATCCGATTGCTTATAACGGTTGATAATGGGATTAGCGCGGTAGAGCAGATTGCTTACGCTACGCAAAGAGGGATTGATGTTATCGTTACGGACCATCATGAGCCCCCGGAAGTATTGCCAGAGGCGATAGCTCTCGTAAATCCGAAACAGAAGGATTGCACTTATGCCTTTAAAGGACTATGTGGTGCAGGAGTCGTATTCAAGCTTGCGCATGCGATGCTTGGACGTCCTATGCTTGAATACGCAGATTTGGCTGCAATTGGTACGATTGCGGATTTAATGCCGCTTACAGGTGAGAATCGAATTATTGCCCGTCTAGGGCTGGATTTAATGCGCCGTCAGCCTAATGCTGGTATTCGAGCACTCTCCAAGGTTTGTGGCATTAAACCTGAGGAACTAAACAGCGGTCGCATCGGATTTTCTCTGGCTCCAAGGTTAAATGCAGGGGGACGGCTAGAGCATGCGGATACTGCCGTGAAGCTTCTTGCTGCTACTGGAGATGAAGAAGCGGATTTGTATGCGGCAGAGCTGGATAAGCTGAACAGTGAGCGTCAATTATTGGTTGAGCAAACGGTTATTGAGGCAGATGAGCTGTGGCAGAGCATCTGTCAATTAGAGGGAAGCACGAAGAGGAATGTAATTGTTCTCGCTAAGGAAGGCTGGAACGCAGGAATTGCAGGGCTTGTGGCCTCTAAGCTTGTAGAACGTTATTATCGCCCTGTTCTTATTCTTGCTGTTGATGAGTCGACAGGGCTGTGCAAAGGCTCTGCGCGTTCAATAGACGGCTTTGATCTCTATGCCGCATTGTCCGAGAATGCAGAGCTCATGGTGCATTTCGGTGGACATCAGGCTGCTGCGGGATTGACTATTTCCCGGGAAAAGGTAGATGTGCTTGCGGATAGACTGCATATTCTTGCAGAGCAATGGCTTAGCCCTGAGGATTGGAAGCCAAAGCGTCGGATTGATTTAAGTATTCCTTTATCCGAAGCCTCTCTAAAGGCTGTTGAGCAATTGGAACGCTTGGAGCCGTTCGGTAATGCCAATCCAAGACCACGTATCGTCATTCAGGATGTATTCGTTAGAGAAAGTCGTACAATGGGGAAGGACGGCAGCCACCTGCGTTTAACGATAGAGCAAGCTAATCAATCCATGGAAGTAGTAGCATTCGGAATGGGTGAGCAGCGAGATCGCTTGGCGCCAGGAACGATGATTGATCTGTTAGGAGAGCTATCGATCAATGAATGGAACGGTAATCGTAAGGTGCAGGTTATGCTCCATGATTATCGATCCCAGCATATTCAGTTACAGGACAGACGTAAGGATAACAAGATGTGGAGCACTGTTGAAGAGCATATTAATAATCAGTCATCAGGTCTTGTTATCGGTTGTGGCTCTAAAGCTATATTTCAGGAAGCTATTTCTCAATTTAGTCATACAGGAGTTCCGATTCGTTTATTATCAGAGAGTAGCCTCGATGCCCGTCTAGTTATGGAGACTGCGGTGGCATCAGAGGAGAATAGTGCAGAAGGCGCAAATCTGTTAGAGGAATGGCGACATTTAATATTACTTGGATTGCCTTGCACTCAGCAGGAGGTCAGTACGCTAGAGCAGTGGCTCTCTCCTCAAGTAGGCGGGGAGTGTGTTACCGTTTTTTCAGATTTAGCAACAAACCAACAGGTTACTGAGGGCAATGCAGCTTTCCCTGATCGAAAGCAATTTGGCGAAATTTATGCGATGTGTCGGGCCCGAGGATCGTGGCTAGACAGTCCGAATGGATTTGTTCAAGAAATAGCATTAAAGACGGGAAAGCCTTTATCCACTCTTCGAATGATGCTGGATGTATTCACGGAGCTTGGCTTCATCGCTGCAGAAGGGGCCTCTCGTAAGTTTGTTAAAGAGCCTCCCCGTAGAGACTTAGAGCAGTCTGAGCGTTATCGCAAAGCTCGGGAGCAATCTAATAGATTAAGATTATCAGAGATGACAACGGAAGAGCTACAGCAATGGCTGATAAGTTGTCATTCCAAGGTCCCATCGTGA
- a CDS encoding adenine phosphoribosyltransferase, producing MDFKDYIRVIPDYPQPGIRFKDITTLLKDGPAYKAAIDAMKELVKDKEIDLIAGPEARGFVIGAPLALALGIGFIPIRKSGKLPGETVEATYDLEYGNDRLAIHSDSIKPGQKVLIADDLLATGGTIATSIDLIKQLGGDIVGAAFLIELGYLSGRDKLSGIDVVSLVTY from the coding sequence GTGGACTTCAAAGACTATATTCGTGTTATTCCTGATTATCCGCAGCCAGGCATACGCTTCAAAGATATTACGACCTTGCTAAAGGATGGTCCTGCTTATAAAGCTGCCATTGATGCGATGAAAGAGCTTGTAAAGGACAAGGAAATTGATCTTATTGCTGGACCTGAAGCTCGCGGCTTTGTTATTGGAGCTCCGTTGGCGCTAGCGCTAGGCATTGGCTTCATTCCGATTCGCAAAAGTGGGAAGCTACCTGGGGAAACGGTAGAGGCTACTTATGATTTGGAATATGGCAATGACCGTCTCGCTATTCATAGCGATTCGATAAAGCCTGGTCAGAAGGTATTAATCGCTGATGATTTATTAGCTACAGGGGGGACGATTGCAACCTCTATAGACCTCATCAAACAGCTTGGCGGGGACATTGTTGGTGCAGCGTTCTTAATTGAGCTTGGATATTTATCTGGACGCGATAAATTGTCCGGAATTGATGTTGTCTCATTAGTTACTTATTGA
- a CDS encoding RelA/SpoT family protein produces MGMELLLEKASTYMKEQDLQKIREAYEFAEEAHRGQVRKSGEPYILHPVAVAEICMGMQMDVVTVMAALLHDVVEDTNVTVEDLRSRFGETLAGLVDGLTKLERIQFQSKEEQQNENYRKMFVAMANDIRVILIKLADRLHNMRTLKFQSEESQRRIAHETLEIFCPIAHRLGISAIKWEMEDIALRFLNPQQYYRIAHLMKMKRTERELHITELIEKIREKLEEMGIQGDISGRPKHIYSVYKKMSSRNKQFNEIYDLLAIRILVDNVKDCYATLGIIHTLWKPMPGRFKDYIAMPKANMYQSLHTTIVGSTGEPTEVQIRTWEMHRTSEIGVAAHWAYKDGNSTGVTPGSFGDKMNWFREIIELQQETRDAAEFMESLKMDFFTDLVFVFTPKGEVFELPAGSVPLDFAFRVHTEVGNRTIGAKVNGRIVPLDHKLKTGDIVEILTSKHSYGPSQDWLKIAQSSHARTKIRQWFKKEKREESVEKGRDLLERELKRLGLEPHEWMTDDKLQEAAKKFTFNDWEDMLSAIGFGGITAAQICTKLTEKLRKEAEEAQQIQLTTEVKEMKAPSNGAEKRRQTHGVKVKGVDNLLVRFARCCNPVPGDDIVGYITRGRGLSVHRSDCPNIPTSEDGEEAARVIEVEWEATVESNYSVEIEILGHDRRGLLNEVLQAVSESKTNIAAVSGRSDKNKMAIMHMTILIRNVDHLQSVVDKIKRVKDIFSVQRMMQ; encoded by the coding sequence ATGGGCATGGAACTGCTTCTCGAGAAAGCTTCTACTTATATGAAAGAGCAAGATCTGCAGAAAATCCGGGAAGCTTATGAATTTGCCGAGGAAGCTCATCGCGGTCAGGTTCGTAAATCCGGTGAACCTTATATTTTGCATCCCGTTGCAGTAGCGGAAATCTGCATGGGCATGCAAATGGATGTCGTTACAGTTATGGCGGCATTGCTTCATGATGTCGTAGAGGATACGAACGTTACAGTCGAGGACTTGCGCAGTCGTTTCGGTGAGACGCTAGCTGGCCTAGTAGACGGCTTGACCAAGCTAGAGCGGATTCAATTCCAGTCCAAGGAAGAGCAGCAGAACGAGAACTACCGCAAAATGTTTGTGGCAATGGCGAACGACATTAGAGTTATTCTCATCAAATTGGCCGATCGGCTGCACAATATGCGGACACTTAAGTTCCAATCAGAGGAAAGCCAGCGCCGTATTGCTCACGAAACACTGGAAATTTTCTGCCCTATTGCGCATAGGCTTGGGATTAGTGCGATTAAATGGGAGATGGAGGATATCGCATTGCGATTCCTCAATCCCCAGCAATATTATCGAATTGCACATTTGATGAAGATGAAACGAACAGAGAGAGAGCTGCACATTACCGAGCTGATAGAGAAAATTCGGGAGAAGCTCGAGGAAATGGGCATTCAAGGCGATATTTCTGGTCGTCCGAAGCATATTTATAGTGTTTATAAGAAAATGTCTTCACGGAACAAGCAGTTCAATGAGATATATGATTTGCTTGCTATTCGGATTCTGGTTGACAATGTTAAGGATTGCTATGCCACGCTCGGTATTATTCATACTTTATGGAAGCCTATGCCGGGACGGTTCAAGGATTATATTGCTATGCCGAAGGCGAATATGTACCAATCTCTTCATACGACAATTGTTGGCTCCACAGGCGAGCCGACAGAGGTTCAGATTAGAACTTGGGAAATGCACCGAACAAGTGAAATAGGGGTTGCGGCTCACTGGGCATATAAGGATGGGAATAGCACAGGTGTGACACCAGGCAGTTTCGGGGATAAAATGAACTGGTTCCGCGAAATTATCGAGCTGCAGCAAGAAACAAGAGATGCGGCAGAGTTCATGGAATCGCTCAAAATGGATTTCTTTACGGATCTCGTATTCGTATTTACTCCTAAAGGTGAAGTGTTTGAGCTGCCTGCAGGATCAGTACCTCTTGATTTTGCTTTTCGCGTTCACACTGAAGTAGGTAACCGGACCATCGGCGCTAAAGTTAATGGCCGTATCGTTCCGCTGGATCATAAGCTTAAAACCGGTGACATTGTTGAAATTTTAACCTCGAAGCATTCTTACGGGCCGAGCCAGGATTGGTTAAAGATCGCGCAGTCCTCTCATGCCAGAACGAAAATTCGGCAATGGTTTAAGAAGGAGAAACGCGAAGAAAGCGTTGAAAAGGGTCGTGACCTGCTAGAGCGTGAATTGAAGCGGCTTGGCTTGGAGCCTCATGAATGGATGACGGATGACAAGCTTCAGGAAGCGGCTAAAAAGTTTACGTTTAACGACTGGGAAGACATGCTGTCGGCAATTGGATTCGGCGGGATAACAGCAGCACAAATATGTACGAAGCTGACAGAGAAGCTGCGGAAGGAAGCCGAAGAAGCGCAGCAAATTCAGCTGACTACCGAAGTGAAGGAAATGAAGGCTCCTTCCAATGGAGCCGAGAAACGTCGTCAGACACATGGCGTGAAAGTTAAAGGTGTTGACAATCTGCTCGTTCGATTTGCACGCTGCTGTAATCCGGTTCCGGGAGATGACATTGTTGGGTACATTACCCGAGGACGGGGCTTGTCCGTCCATCGTTCGGATTGCCCTAACATCCCTACGTCTGAGGACGGGGAAGAAGCAGCACGTGTCATTGAAGTAGAATGGGAAGCTACTGTCGAGTCAAACTATAGTGTTGAGATTGAGATTTTGGGTCATGATCGCCGGGGCTTGCTTAATGAGGTGCTACAAGCTGTTTCGGAAAGTAAGACGAACATTGCAGCTGTATCGGGCAGATCAGATAAGAATAAGATGGCTATTATGCATATGACGATACTTATCCGGAATGTAGATCATCTGCAATCTGTAGTCGATAAAATTAAACGTGTTAAAGATATTTTCTCCGTTCAACGGATGATGCAATAG
- the dtd gene encoding D-aminoacyl-tRNA deacylase yields the protein MKVVLQRVSEAKVSVEGKVVGEIGVGLMLLVGFGHEDGEQDLIWMADKLAGLRIFEDDAGKMNLSVEDVKGAILSVSQFTLYADCRKGKRPNFMAAAKPEIAELLYEQFNERLRGRGLIVETGKFGAMMDVSLVNDGPVTLILDSRNG from the coding sequence ATGAAAGTTGTTTTGCAGCGGGTATCCGAAGCGAAGGTATCCGTCGAGGGTAAAGTCGTGGGAGAAATCGGCGTCGGATTAATGCTGCTTGTTGGATTTGGACATGAGGATGGCGAGCAGGATCTCATTTGGATGGCGGACAAGCTTGCTGGCTTGCGGATTTTTGAGGACGACGCTGGTAAAATGAATTTGTCCGTGGAGGATGTCAAGGGAGCGATTTTGTCGGTGTCCCAGTTCACCCTTTACGCGGACTGTCGTAAGGGAAAGCGTCCTAACTTCATGGCAGCTGCCAAGCCGGAAATTGCAGAGCTTCTGTATGAGCAATTTAATGAGCGTTTGCGTGGCCGAGGTCTTATAGTAGAGACGGGCAAATTCGGTGCAATGATGGATGTCTCTTTGGTGAATGATGGTCCGGTAACATTGATCTTAGATAGCCGGAACGGTTGA